A single window of Thalassomonas viridans DNA harbors:
- a CDS encoding class I SAM-dependent methyltransferase, with the protein MKDTLINTDIGAGNAFNVLAKSYDDGFSHTALGRYYRQRVQQVMSRYWPAPGQLLELNAGTGEDALFLAGLGHQVLATDKSAAMLDIIRHKTGANNRQQITTREMAIEALPELSGRQFCGILSNFGGLNCVKNWHAMAEDTSKLLLPNGYYIMVVMGPWVLWEMIYFSLKGQFNKAFRRLGGSCRWRDMTIYYPSVRQIKKAMSPWFNLVESQALGLFMPPPYLNNRLESSPKLYRGLAYLEDKSKQCPGLWQLADHYLLVFQKYE; encoded by the coding sequence ATGAAAGACACCTTGATTAACACTGACATTGGCGCAGGCAATGCCTTTAATGTCCTGGCCAAAAGCTACGATGACGGCTTTAGCCATACCGCGCTCGGGCGCTATTACCGTCAGCGGGTACAACAAGTCATGTCCCGCTATTGGCCGGCTCCCGGCCAGCTGCTGGAATTAAATGCCGGTACCGGGGAAGACGCCCTGTTTCTGGCCGGTCTCGGCCATCAGGTACTGGCAACCGATAAATCTGCCGCCATGCTCGATATTATCCGGCATAAAACCGGCGCAAATAACCGGCAACAAATAACAACCCGGGAAATGGCGATAGAAGCCTTGCCGGAACTAAGCGGCCGGCAATTTTGTGGAATATTGTCCAACTTCGGCGGTTTAAACTGTGTCAAAAACTGGCACGCCATGGCCGAAGATACAAGCAAATTACTCCTCCCTAACGGCTATTATATTATGGTGGTTATGGGTCCCTGGGTATTGTGGGAAATGATTTATTTTTCCCTTAAGGGGCAATTTAACAAGGCCTTCCGCCGCCTTGGGGGCTCTTGCCGCTGGCGGGATATGACCATTTATTACCCCAGTGTCAGGCAAATCAAAAAAGCCATGTCGCCCTGGTTCAATCTGGTTGAAAGCCAGGCCCTGGGGCTATTTATGCCGCCGCCTTATTTAAATAACCGCCTTGAATCCAGCCCTAAACTATACCGGGGACTGGCTTATCTGGAGGATAAAAGCAAACAGTGCCCCGGGCTATGGCAACTGGCGGATCATTATCTTTTAGTCTTTCAAAAATATGAGTAG